The sequence TGATGATCTGCCGTTGTTTGACAAGAGTGCAGTGGTCACCGCACCAAAGCTGTCGGTATATGACTCGCTCGACGATGAGGTGATACAGAGCTACCTCGAGTTCTCGCTCGCTTCGCTACTGTTTTACTCCATGAAGGAGGGTGCCTGCAGCGAACAATCTAGCCGTATGACAGCTATGGACAATGCCAGCAAGAATGCTGGCGAGATGATCGACAAGCTCACGCTTACGTTCAATCGTACGCGACAGGCTGTGATTACCAGAGAATTGATTGAGATTATTTCCGGCGCAGCTGCTCTGGATTAAGAATATCGCAATATCTTGGGATATTAGTTTCTCAATTTATGTGCTGCCAGAAGTAGAATGCGAAATTGCTCCATTGGAAAAGAAAGCACTgggaggaagaaaaggaaagagaagatgCAATTCACAGTTGACTTCACAGTTGGATAACGTTTGATCAGTCTCACAACGTGAAGTTACTGTATAAACGCCAAGAAAGTTATCTTCTCCATTATTGTTCAATAAATTGATCCAAGTACGAAACTAGACGCTTCAATAAAACAATTCAGTAAAGCAGTCACCGTATTAGCATAATACAATGAGTTTTACATAGGATGCTATTACGTGATAAGTTGCATAATTTAACGGTAAAAAGTAGCAAATGATACTCGATTGACTAATTCAGTTAATAGGTACGAgataatgtataaaaacaCATAGTAACGTGTAATAACGAAAATATGCACACAAGAAGCAAAGTGTTACATTGCTGCATTCAGAAGACTCAACAAATTAACAACTACTGAATTTTCCGCTTACGTTACTGAGTCTCTTATTCAATTGgcatattcatatatttatatttttggatCTAACGAAATTTAGGTGCAAGAGTTTATTGATCACTCAATGATAATACGTAAAAACACCTATGTCTGTGCATATACCCGTTTCAATCACGGTCttacaggtctggaaactacctctaatttcagtggtgggagtatggccgctttttgaaacacatttagtttctagcacaaccactactcgtcgctgtcatcgatgtccgcagataaatataacctgaaaaaccggagataagaacccacgtgtgttcatgactcttattgaaaaacggttattgactacaaaagttatcgaaacctttattgaaatgacgaaatggtgtgcggtaccgaattgcaagaccggcagtagaaccgagcagaaacgttctttatttcgagtgctgaaagacattgttacttggaaaaagtgggaaaaagttattacccgcaaaaataaaataaaaagataaaggacagatttaaacataaaatcctgatggaaaaaatataataaaattttgctaaaatgtatttgaaaatctctatcaattgatcccggttcattatcatttcatcataaattttcaaacttttggaatattagatataaaatttataataaaatacgaaaatttataataaaatataaaaatttatgatgaaatgtaatgaatcgaggtcaattgacagagtttcaaatacatttcaacaaattttattacatttttttccatcacggaaggattcgtttttattcacacttaattttgagaataaaaactcaattttatttcatatacatatttcactaattcatttatagtcttaaattatttaaagcgttattaatttatcatattgttttgtGAAGACTGCGAGTGGAATAAAGACAGACAGATATTCCCCCAGCCTCTGACGTCCCTCGTCAGCCTGCGAACATCGATCGCAACGCCTCTAGTGGctactaaagaaataaaaagtgacacacaaaatgatccatctccacctctgaaatttccagacctgtatatAAGACCGTGGTTTCAATACCCATTTCATACGTATTTATGAATGCATGACTTTCTATTGGTCGAAATTTAATTCCCTCTCTACAGGGGGCGTGCGTTTGCCTATCGCGATGCTCAGTTTGCAATTCCATGCTAGTTAGAAATCCAGCACGAAAACAAGCACCGTGTGCCGCTGGCTTATGATTTTCATCCCGGGGATAGAAATAGAAGATTCTGAGGGTGCTTCCCCAcggagcgtaacttgcgtatTTAGTAATTTTACTAGACTAACCTACGGGGGGGGGGACTTTATGAAGATTTGCCTTTACGGTAGGCAGCTATTAATACTTAAAAATGGCGCGAATATGGCGCCAATTTTTAAAGGTTATGTTATATGAAGAGTACAGTAATTACTGATAATGAAAGGTGCAGACACAAGAAAGTTAAATGATCAGAGCGATCGAAGAGCGTTCCGAACGTTGGATAGGATGGAGAACAACAGCCTACGTCGAAATGTTGAAGACAACAATGACGGTATTGTTCTTTTTACTTCTAGATCGTCGAAATTGTTGCTTTCTGAAACTTATTTACACCGTGTAAAGTTTATACCATATGTTgtggaaataagaatattcacatttattcgtcacttttatattatatcaggTGCACTTAACTTTAAAGTTTTTCCTAGATTTAcgcttttataaatttatgtatattttataaacaggAATGTTTACAAACTATCTTATCCGTATCTTATTAATACGCATGTATCAACACTTTGTGTTTTGCTGCAGTAACAGAAATTTCtgcaaaattttcaattagtTTTAATGAGAATTTATCCTACGATTAATGAGAAGTTATACTGTGCTGTTTTAGTAAAAGACAGCTGTGTGAATCTCAAAAATTCAATTCCCCTACTGAAAGAATTGTTTTACATGCATCGGAAAGTCGGGGAGGGTGCGTTTAGCTCAGTTTTCCTGGCTACTCTAAAATCTTCCAGTGGACACAAAAAGTTCGCACTGAAACACTTGATTCCTACTTGTCATCCTGAAAGAATCGAACGTGAATTGCAATGTTTGCAACAAATAGGGTATGGCAATCAAGCCAGTAATTATTGTTTCATAGTAATCCGTACTGTGATTcgtgttatattaattaacatttaaaatataatatacataatttgtttCAGAGGGAAAGATTATATTGTTGGTTTAGAATTATGCTTAAGAAATCGTGGCTCGGTAGTGTTTGTAATGCCATACATGAGGCACGATAGATTTTCAGTAAGTCTACAATTTCTTTCTAAGATACAAAATGTCCTAGTGAGATTGTATTCATACTCATAGCGTTGATTGTGACTAGGAATACTGTAAGGACATGACTGTGGAGGAAACAAAGGGTTATATGAGAGCTTTACTAAGTGCTTTGCGAAGAGttcacaaatttaatatcatacaCAGAGATGTAAAACCTAGTAATTTTCTCTACGATCGTGCCAATAGAAGGTAAACTTGCGTGAGGGAAATTACTCTTATAATCTTGacaaattcataaaattttaataatgtaacgaTTCTGTCTTTCTCatagatatttattagtaGACTTTGGTCTCGCACAGCAATATACTGCTGAGAATCTAAAAACTATAAAAGAAACCAACATGGAAAGTGTTGAAGTACCAACTATAAGGCAAAAGAAATCTGACGAGGTAAAATAACACTGCTCAACCGAGCGTTAAAGTACTCCagtatgttttattttctgttacgATGCATTCTCTTTCCCTAGAATAACTTAAATCTCCAGCCTGATTCTGCTTCGAGGAGGCACGTAAGTAACAAGTGTTACTGTTTCGGAAAAGCTAAAGTATGCACATTGTGCTTAACAAGACCACAGCAAGCGGCACCACGTGCGGGTACACCTGGGTTTCGCGCCCCGGAAGTCTTACTGAAACATCCCTCGCAGACTTCTGGTATTAAGAACggatgatttttttaaatatgtataaagaagttatattttaaagaataaacGTAAACTTTCAGCAATCGATATTTGGGCCAGCGGTGTGATGATGCTGTGCATACTCAGCGGTACACAACCGTTTTTCCGCTCGCCGGACGACTGTACAGCTTTAGCGGAGATAACATCGATATTTGGGTCCTATCAAGTGCAACAGTGTGCACAAAAATTAGGTAGTTTAAAATTccgttattatattaatcgatttaattttattttatgcttgTATAAGTTGTTCTAGTGCgtttaattctattattttcaattaatttcatgtattttGCTTTCTATTTGGTTTTTTCGTGTTTCTTTTTGTCTCAGGTAAAAAAGTTATCTTTAGTGAAAATTTACCAGGCATTGACCTCATGTCTCTGTGCCTGAAAttgcaaaaaagaaatagGAGCATGACGTATGATAGCgaacataatacatataagAAGGTATAGAgttcacttttattttaaatatttttttaacgaaacaATATTGTAGAAGAAAGTGAAGCTTAATCAGATATGTTTGATTTATGTGTGTTAAGGTTTCGTCAAATATCGAATATCCCAAGGAAGCATATCATCTGTTAACAAAACTTTTAGATTTGGATTACAAAACGCGTATTACCGCAGAACAAGCACTGTCTCATCCATTTCTAAGTTGATAGAGGTATTAATGATAGAGGAAGATAAAGCTGAACTTTTGCTAAAGAAGGAAATGTCTAAGTCTTAAAGAGAGTTCGCTGAGAATGTTAAAaggatttatatataaaaagaagaattataattattttcttaagaTTATGATTTTTTTTGGTTTATTACATACATTTGTTAAATTTGCTTTTTGTTAAACAATTTTCGAGCTATTTAAGTAAACTGttggaaataaattttcatacaaaTTAGATGTAAAAAAGgcaataatagaataatataatttgaagctacatattgtatattgaaattaaagttatgaaaaatgaagatcttttctttctctctctctccctctctcaatattgtcatttttcttttgaattattttatatattgtatgagatttatacaaataaatttgttatgtacttaatatatctttttaagtttttaatacttaattttataagatatcCGTAAGTACAATGACTGTTAAACTGATGgctttaaatacatataatatataactatatacaataatttgtattaataaaattaatttgtatacgtataattaatacatatcgTTAGAATAAacgaataaatttgataacggtttttttttaataacaatacgtCTTGCGTATCTATAAGTACTTCAACGAAATAGCTTtcagtattttatataaatattattctctcatatataattatcactaTATGATTTATATAGCAGTTATAAGTATAGCTATATAAGAACTGCATAATCGTGGTATTCATGTTATCATTTAAGGCACTTGATTAGAAACACACAGCATTTAGTAGCATCTTGATTCACCAAACAGTAACATCTACGTTCGGATTTAAATGTCCTCATgtatagaataataattcctTCAATCGACATTATTCTACATTACTACTGCTTTGTGGCACTTCCTCTTCGTCAACATTCTTCTTAATCAATTTCCACTTGGTAGCAGCTTCCAAAGCGGTGGACGCCAGTCCCTTGACCTTGTTTTCCACGTCGTCGTTTTTACTTAATGCCATCAGTATCTCCATTATATCAGTTTCGATCAGCTTCGCGGCGACGTCCTTCGTGCTTCTCATCATGTTCAACACGATTACGACGCCTCTGTGTTGCATATCGTTATTCGGATTGGCGAGCAAGAAGCGCAGAGATTCCAGCCAGTCTTTCGAATCGAAAATTTTCTCGCAAACCTTCTCGCTGGTAGTCAGCATCGCTAGAGCTCCTGCCGCCGCCATGCCGGTGTCTTGATCCTCCTCCTCGCAAAGTATCACGAGATACTTGACTCTGTCGTTTTCCTGCTCGAAATATTGCATCGCTTCCTCGCACATCACCAGGTTGTTTATGACTTGCGTAGCCGCGCGTCTCAGCATGTCGTGCTCCTCGTACATGTAGGCGTCGATCTTCTGGAATCCTCCCTCCTTCAATATCCGTTTCCTCACGCTATCGTTGACGCCGGCTAGATTGCACAACGCCATCAGGCTCTCGAAATTTTCGAGGGCGCTGCACTCCGGATTCAGCAGATTTATGAACGGTCGCACGACCTCCATGATCCTCTGACCGGGAAAGGCGACCTCCGGGTTCATCGTGATGCCCAACCGTGCCAAGGCTTGTGAGGCCTGCTTCTTGCCCTTGTCCGTGCCGTCCAGCGCCAGCGGCAACAGTGCCTTCGCGCCACCCTGTTGAACGATCATGCCTCTCGCACTCTGCTGGCTGCATATCGCGTTAAACACGCGCGCTATCAGTTCTTTGCTGTTCTGGCTCTCCGTCTTGGCGAGGCTGACCAGAGCGCTGGTTATCCCGGCGTTCACCAACGCGCACAGTCTTTTATTCACGAAGTCGGCGTCGTCCAGCTCGTGCTCCTCGGGAATATGCTGTTTCGCGAACTTCGCCAATTCTACCATCTCGGGTATGAGTTCTTGCTTGTCGTAAGCGTTGCACAAGTTCACCAATGTCGTGACCACACCGTAGACAACCGACTGATCACCAGTCTTGGCAAGCTCGATCATCGCCTGAATCGCTTGCTGATCCTCAATCAATTTCTCCTTGACTTCAGCGTCGAAAGTGAGGTACGACAAACCCTCCACCGCCCACTTTCTCATGTCTTTGTCTTTTTTGGGATTAATCAAGAATCGCCTGCAAGCCTCGGCCAATTTTTTCGTCGCCCCGTCGGCAAACGGTTTGATGGTCGCGTCTGTGCCTCCGGAACTGCCCAACTTGCACAATCCTACTAATGCCCGGACTCGAATCGAGTCATCCTTGGATTGATACAGCTTCTTTAATATACTCGCACCCTGGCTTATAATCGCGGTGGCTTTATCCTTCTTCGATGCGGCGGCAACGATACATTCGCAAGCGACTTTCTGCTGCAGTACGTCATCCGTTCCCGCCATAACGAGAATCATCTCCAGAATTCCTTCTTTGGCCACTACCGCGTTGCCAACGTCCAGCGGGCCCATCAGCAACGTCGTTATCGCAACTACTACACGCACCTGTAAAACATCATCCATCGGTAATTTTTATAGAGCGATTGATTTTTTCTCCATGAAATCGAGGGAGGTGATCAGAGAAAAAACAAGTTACAATCGCATACCTTGGACTCTATGTCAGGCGTGAGCAATTTATCCTTAATAAATTCATCGATGGCATTACTGAACTTCTCCTTAGCAGCGTCGTAGTACATGTTCTCGTATATTCTAGCCAAGCACACGCTGGTTATCGTCCGTGTAGAGGATGTCACCTCCATCGAGGATTCATACTTGTATTCCTCCATTTCACTGGCCACGTCCATCAACCTCTGCAGACCGCGGAGCTCGACCAATTGCTCGGCCCAGTTTAACAATGTGTAATGAATGTTACGCATAATGAGCTCTATTAGCGCATCTCTCGCGAGACCCGTCAGCGTTCTGTTCGTTATGCTGTACAACAGACAGGACAGGATCGTGTCTATCTGCTTCTTGTGCGCCTCGCACAAGGCCTTATCGGGTTTCGAATCCGGCTTGTTATCCATTCCGCTATAGATGTTCAGTATGGTCTAAAATtgaaacgtaaaataaatcttCTCGCGATTATTCGTCGATAATTATTGTGCATTCGTGTCGCACACTTACTTGTAAACAATGCTGAGCCGCGTTGACTCTCTCTGGAAGCTTACTGTTTATCATTTCCAGGT comes from Ooceraea biroi isolate clonal line C1 chromosome 8, Obir_v5.4, whole genome shotgun sequence and encodes:
- the LOC105274862 gene encoding cell division cycle 7-related protein kinase isoform X2 translates to MKGADTRKLNDQSDRRAFRTLDRMENNSLRRNVEDNNDVKDSCVNLKNSIPLLKELFYMHRKVGEGAFSSVFLATLKSSSGHKKFALKHLIPTCHPERIERELQCLQQIGGKDYIVGLELCLRNRGSVVFVMPYMRHDRFSEYCKDMTVEETKGYMRALLSALRRVHKFNIIHRDVKPSNFLYDRANRRYLLVDFGLAQQYTAENLKTIKETNMESVEVPTIRQKKSDENNLNLQPDSASRRHVSNKCYCFGKAKVCTLCLTRPQQAAPRAGTPGFRAPEVLLKHPSQTSAIDIWASGVMMLCILSGTQPFFRSPDDCTALAEITSIFGSYQVQQCAQKLGFVKYRISQGSISSVNKTFRFGLQNAYYRRTSTVSSISKLIEVLMIEEDKAELLLKKEMSKS
- the LOC105274860 gene encoding protein unc-45 homolog B, whose amino-acid sequence is MTKSDITAQEWKEKGNEEFNKSSWSEAVNCYTNALKLVKEDNAEKAIYYKNRAAAYLKLCDYEKVIKDCDNALKICPNDPKALFRRCQALEALERFEEAYRDARNIILSDPNNKAIQPMAARLHEVVQERHKENSLVSAKVSQMLDLVCNVSTDKEKRETAMSNLLVLARERAGAEEIFKEGGIAKIVKLVKIERNDEVICSAIRIIDELCKKNVSRTESIIKDIGLPWYLEMINSKLPERVNAAQHCLQTILNIYSGMDNKPDSKPDKALCEAHKKQIDTILSCLLYSITNRTLTGLARDALIELIMRNIHYTLLNWAEQLVELRGLQRLMDVASEMEEYKYESSMEVTSSTRTITSVCLARIYENMYYDAAKEKFSNAIDEFIKDKLLTPDIESKVRVVVAITTLLMGPLDVGNAVVAKEGILEMILVMAGTDDVLQQKVACECIVAAASKKDKATAIISQGASILKKLYQSKDDSIRVRALVGLCKLGSSGGTDATIKPFADGATKKLAEACRRFLINPKKDKDMRKWAVEGLSYLTFDAEVKEKLIEDQQAIQAMIELAKTGDQSVVYGVVTTLVNLCNAYDKQELIPEMVELAKFAKQHIPEEHELDDADFVNKRLCALVNAGITSALVSLAKTESQNSKELIARVFNAICSQQSARGMIVQQGGAKALLPLALDGTDKGKKQASQALARLGITMNPEVAFPGQRIMEVVRPFINLLNPECSALENFESLMALCNLAGVNDSVRKRILKEGGFQKIDAYMYEEHDMLRRAATQVINNLVMCEEAMQYFEQENDRVKYLVILCEEEDQDTGMAAAGALAMLTTSEKVCEKIFDSKDWLESLRFLLANPNNDMQHRGVVIVLNMMRSTKDVAAKLIETDIMEILMALSKNDDVENKVKGLASTALEAATKWKLIKKNVDEEEVPQSSSNVE
- the LOC105274862 gene encoding cell division cycle 7-related protein kinase isoform X1 translates to MKGADTRKLNDQSDRRAFRTLDRMENNSLRRNVEDNNDVKDSCVNLKNSIPLLKELFYMHRKVGEGAFSSVFLATLKSSSGHKKFALKHLIPTCHPERIERELQCLQQIGGKDYIVGLELCLRNRGSVVFVMPYMRHDRFSEYCKDMTVEETKGYMRALLSALRRVHKFNIIHRDVKPSNFLYDRANRRYLLVDFGLAQQYTAENLKTIKETNMESVEVPTIRQKKSDENNLNLQPDSASRRHVSNKCYCFGKAKVCTLCLTRPQQAAPRAGTPGFRAPEVLLKHPSQTSAIDIWASGVMMLCILSGTQPFFRSPDDCTALAEITSIFGSYQVQQCAQKLGKKVIFSENLPGIDLMSLCLKLQKRNRSMTYDSEHNTYKKVSSNIEYPKEAYHLLTKLLDLDYKTRITAEQALSHPFLS